A part of Terriglobales bacterium genomic DNA contains:
- a CDS encoding peptidyl-prolyl cis-trans isomerase → MIQRHSLFFCTYVLAGACFAFGQAAPGTTAPQSAPTQSSTTPSTIPASPVAPSIASVPESTPVITIDGICDISLNGTIKPAAPAHSTVSRSASAKTSEVQSPKSCKTQITRAEFEKLLKAVAPNAPANVNRQIATRYVQLLTAANEGVKLGINKDPEYEEQLAIARLQVLAQTAERKLQTEAANVSEADEKAYYDQNPSAFEEVTLTRIFIPRNPATPTNPGTAPAQPAAADPQAIADEAHKQLVAGDDPEKVEKTAYEQLKNTTTPPSTKFGSRRRGSLPPAQEGKIFTLNAGDVSEVFSDSIGYTIYKLDSKKELPFDQVKDDIKRRLTQQHLADSRQKIMSASKAEYNDVYFGPEGAAARPMMPTSSPTRGIGSGQGNPPTTTQSPTPK, encoded by the coding sequence TTGATTCAGCGTCATTCGCTCTTCTTCTGTACATACGTTCTAGCCGGCGCGTGCTTTGCCTTTGGACAAGCAGCTCCCGGTACGACGGCTCCACAATCTGCGCCTACACAAAGCTCAACTACACCTTCGACGATTCCTGCGTCACCGGTCGCTCCATCCATTGCGAGCGTGCCCGAGAGCACACCAGTGATTACGATCGATGGCATCTGCGACATTTCCCTCAATGGAACCATAAAACCGGCCGCTCCGGCCCACTCGACGGTTTCCAGGAGCGCCAGCGCGAAGACCTCGGAGGTGCAGTCACCAAAGTCCTGCAAGACGCAAATTACGCGAGCGGAGTTCGAGAAGCTCCTGAAAGCTGTCGCTCCCAATGCGCCGGCTAACGTGAATCGACAAATCGCAACGCGATACGTGCAGCTTCTCACTGCGGCAAACGAAGGTGTGAAGTTGGGGATCAACAAAGATCCGGAATACGAAGAGCAACTCGCCATCGCGCGCTTGCAGGTGCTGGCGCAGACCGCAGAACGCAAGCTTCAGACCGAAGCTGCAAATGTGAGCGAGGCTGACGAGAAGGCGTACTACGATCAGAATCCTTCCGCTTTTGAAGAGGTAACGCTGACGAGGATTTTCATTCCCCGCAATCCGGCCACTCCAACGAATCCCGGAACTGCGCCTGCGCAGCCGGCCGCTGCTGATCCGCAGGCAATCGCCGACGAGGCTCACAAGCAGCTCGTCGCAGGAGACGATCCGGAAAAAGTTGAGAAGACGGCCTACGAACAACTGAAGAACACAACAACGCCACCCAGCACGAAATTCGGGTCGCGACGGCGAGGAAGTCTTCCCCCGGCTCAGGAAGGAAAGATTTTTACGCTCAACGCCGGCGACGTATCCGAGGTTTTCTCAGACTCCATCGGCTATACGATCTACAAGCTTGATTCCAAAAAGGAACTGCCGTTCGATCAGGTGAAGGACGACATCAAGCGTCGGCTCACCCAACAGCATCTCGCAGATTCGCGGCAGAAGATCATGAGTGCGAGCAAGGCGGAATATAACGACGTGTACTTCGGGCCTGAAGGTGCCGCCGCTCGCCCTATGATGCCGACGTCATCGCCAACGCGGGGTATTGGATCGGGGCAAGGCAATCCTCCGACTACGACCCAATCGCCCACGCCGAAATAG
- a CDS encoding peroxiredoxin-like family protein: MAQSYSERLADVILPDTGGNNVRLGSLWQERPAAVVFLRHYGUIFCREHAAQLREHQSEFDRKGAGLAAIGLGDPHYARAFREESGIKFPLLIDELRQAYRTLDLKQANLFHLFWKVNSLGRKRAKASGHRQHKMGKDPFQLGGSFVFGPGNVDHFVHISETFSDNAPPDVLLSAIP; encoded by the coding sequence ATGGCGCAATCCTATAGTGAAAGACTCGCTGACGTTATCTTGCCTGACACCGGAGGCAACAACGTTAGACTTGGCTCCCTTTGGCAGGAGCGTCCGGCTGCGGTGGTCTTCCTTCGCCACTATGGCTGAATCTTCTGCCGCGAGCACGCCGCACAGTTGCGCGAGCATCAGAGTGAATTTGACCGAAAAGGCGCAGGGCTAGCAGCAATCGGACTGGGAGACCCGCATTACGCGCGTGCCTTCCGAGAAGAATCTGGCATCAAATTTCCGCTCCTTATTGATGAGCTACGGCAGGCTTATCGGACCCTGGACCTGAAGCAAGCTAATCTGTTTCATTTGTTCTGGAAAGTGAATAGCCTGGGACGCAAACGAGCGAAAGCATCCGGGCATCGCCAGCACAAAATGGGCAAAGATCCTTTCCAGCTGGGAGGCAGTTTCGTTTTTGGTCCTGGAAACGTGGACCATTTCGTCCACATCAGCGAGACTTTCTCTGACAACGCTCCGCCGGACGTACTCTTGAGCGCGATTCCTTAA
- a CDS encoding NAD-dependent epimerase/dehydratase family protein, with product MASKKPALLVTGVSGSLGRRLLPLLQEFHVIGLDIAPPEGIESSIEFEKIDLGQESSCGRMAAILRETHAVGIVHLAFVLDPLRTGILDRDRMWRINVAGTARVLEAIAEANRMGASLEKLIHLSSVSVYGPNLKRSARENDELKAHTLTYAVHKKEAELAVQARVQSLGGCDVYILRPHIFAGATVQNYMIDCIRGTAYGAGRLGRMLARRKSKLPIILPMGKRFTEHKLQFAHVDDVARVIAWLLARPKASDPLTILNVASRGDSLTVAQCAEIIDTPVKRVPTVTMCRALINTMWNMGVTSIPPDSFPYLIGSYTLDLSKLRSILSEDYEQVIRYSNESALADSATAGVAPDTSY from the coding sequence ATGGCTTCCAAGAAGCCCGCATTGCTGGTAACTGGTGTCTCCGGAAGTCTCGGACGACGCCTATTGCCGCTGCTTCAAGAGTTCCACGTCATTGGGCTCGATATCGCTCCGCCTGAGGGAATCGAAAGCTCGATCGAATTTGAAAAGATCGATCTAGGGCAAGAATCGTCCTGCGGACGCATGGCGGCAATCCTGCGCGAAACACATGCAGTCGGCATTGTACATCTCGCCTTCGTTCTCGATCCGCTGCGCACGGGCATTCTCGATCGGGATCGCATGTGGCGCATCAATGTCGCTGGCACCGCGCGCGTTCTGGAGGCGATTGCCGAAGCCAACAGAATGGGTGCCAGTCTCGAGAAGCTGATTCACCTCAGTAGCGTGTCGGTCTATGGTCCCAATCTCAAACGTTCTGCGCGGGAAAATGACGAACTGAAAGCGCACACCCTCACCTACGCAGTTCACAAGAAAGAGGCCGAGCTCGCGGTCCAGGCACGCGTCCAGAGTCTTGGAGGGTGCGATGTTTACATTCTGCGTCCGCACATCTTCGCTGGAGCAACCGTTCAGAATTACATGATCGATTGCATTCGCGGCACGGCATACGGAGCAGGACGACTGGGTAGAATGCTGGCTCGCAGGAAAAGCAAATTGCCAATCATTCTTCCCATGGGCAAGCGCTTCACGGAGCACAAGTTGCAATTTGCCCATGTCGATGACGTCGCAAGAGTGATCGCATGGCTGCTGGCGAGGCCCAAGGCTTCCGATCCGCTCACCATTCTCAACGTCGCTAGCCGAGGCGATTCGCTCACTGTGGCTCAGTGTGCCGAAATCATTGACACTCCCGTAAAGCGTGTTCCCACGGTCACCATGTGCCGCGCCTTAATAAATACGATGTGGAACATGGGCGTCACGTCGATCCCGCCCGATTCATTCCCGTATTTGATTGGCAGCTATACACTCGATCTCTCGAAACTGCGCTCAATCCTCTCCGAAGATTACGAGCAAGTGATTCGATACAGCAATGAAAGCGCTCTGGCGGATAGTGCGACCGCGGGTGTCGCGCCGGACACGTCTTATTAG
- a CDS encoding VOC family protein produces the protein MAPDVRGMTPLLQVFDMATSLNFYCDVLGFEIVTTDSNTVAPNHNWVWLRLGGADLMLNTAYEYENRPSMPDPLRISSHDDTCLYFGAPDVDAVYEHLIARGVAVKKPQIAYYGMKQLYLHDPDGFNLCFQWKAEVATNTSA, from the coding sequence ATGGCACCCGATGTCCGCGGTATGACGCCGTTGCTCCAGGTATTTGACATGGCGACGTCACTCAACTTTTATTGCGATGTGCTTGGCTTTGAGATCGTGACGACAGACAGCAATACTGTCGCGCCGAATCACAATTGGGTGTGGCTTAGGCTTGGTGGAGCTGACCTGATGCTCAATACCGCATACGAGTACGAGAATCGTCCATCAATGCCCGATCCGCTGCGCATCAGCAGCCATGACGATACTTGTCTGTACTTCGGAGCGCCGGACGTCGATGCGGTTTATGAGCACCTGATTGCGCGCGGAGTTGCGGTTAAGAAGCCGCAGATCGCCTACTACGGCATGAAGCAACTTTACCTTCATGATCCGGATGGCTTCAATTTGTGCTTTCAATGGAAGGCAGAGGTCGCAACCAATACCTCGGCTTAA
- a CDS encoding DMT family transporter yields the protein MAADSSTQLQTQTPEELQHGSSSVWPVVSLAAAGCLWGTGFFFGKIAFAEMNVFENCGYRFIFGSLGLLPILWKRPPRFHNRHAWMLLLAASIVGVPVQFLMQFKGLQLTTVSHASLIVGILPVLLALSSAALFKDKMKGYEYALMLLSALGAVLIAFSRKSVGGPQPTVAGDLLVFVSMFAALVMILISKRLMTEYGSLQVTATMLLIGTVILLVWTEATHPVRIHFSVRVWLAVIAQGFLATTGAYVFWNWGLARVPAARAGVFLNLEPLIGTLLGLAILHERLGTVGILGGLMTLSSAAYFSRRSGAGTISG from the coding sequence ATGGCGGCGGATAGCAGTACACAGTTACAAACGCAGACTCCGGAAGAACTTCAACACGGATCGAGTTCAGTGTGGCCAGTGGTGAGCCTGGCCGCTGCTGGATGTCTTTGGGGTACCGGATTTTTTTTCGGCAAGATCGCGTTTGCCGAGATGAATGTCTTCGAAAACTGCGGCTACCGATTTATTTTCGGATCTCTTGGGCTGCTGCCGATTCTCTGGAAGCGGCCTCCACGATTTCATAATCGCCATGCATGGATGCTGCTTCTGGCCGCGAGCATCGTTGGCGTTCCTGTGCAATTTCTCATGCAGTTCAAAGGGCTGCAGCTCACTACCGTCTCCCACGCCTCGCTCATCGTCGGCATCTTGCCCGTTTTGCTTGCACTGAGTTCAGCCGCATTATTCAAGGACAAGATGAAGGGTTACGAGTATGCCCTAATGCTGCTGTCCGCATTGGGTGCGGTACTGATCGCGTTTTCCAGAAAGAGTGTCGGCGGTCCTCAGCCCACGGTCGCAGGAGATCTGCTTGTGTTCGTCTCAATGTTTGCAGCGCTTGTGATGATTCTTATCAGCAAGCGCCTAATGACGGAGTACGGATCGCTGCAGGTTACGGCGACGATGCTCCTGATCGGTACAGTTATATTGCTCGTTTGGACCGAAGCTACACATCCTGTGCGGATTCATTTTTCTGTGCGGGTGTGGCTTGCGGTCATTGCACAAGGATTTCTTGCTACGACCGGAGCATACGTCTTCTGGAATTGGGGGTTGGCTCGCGTACCTGCGGCTCGGGCTGGAGTCTTCCTTAATTTAGAGCCGCTGATTGGGACGCTGCTGGGCCTGGCAATTCTTCACGAGCGACTGGGAACTGTCGGGATTCTCGGTGGCTTGATGACTCTGAGCTCGGCCGCATACTTCAGCCGACGTTCGGGAGCAGGGACTATCAGCGGCTGA
- a CDS encoding DMT family transporter, translating to MASIPSDSNRCSRLSAAKIEGYLLIAAAAFCYGASAAVGKVVFNGQSWLHGTSIDPLILSQARSTFAVLVLLPLVAAGPGVGTLRASRRTLWKCAAMGVLGLCGANFFYYYAIAKSTVATAITVQYTAPVWVYAYTVVARQQRISWLRSLAVVLAFVGCGLVALTAPQAHLKASTIGIVAALGAAFSYSFYNVIGADLLKQFSRWLVLFYALLFSTIFWLIVNPPWRVAAQHYSEREWLFLFGFAIISMLLPFALYLGGLRLLDPTSAIVTSCLEPVFASVLAATFAGEGLRVWQIVGMALVLSQSVVIQLPERGERKRERSV from the coding sequence TTGGCTTCGATCCCCAGCGACTCGAACAGATGCTCCAGGCTTAGCGCCGCAAAAATCGAAGGCTACCTGCTCATCGCTGCCGCAGCGTTCTGCTACGGAGCTTCGGCGGCGGTCGGCAAAGTTGTCTTCAACGGACAAAGCTGGCTGCACGGAACCAGCATCGATCCTCTCATCCTCTCGCAGGCGCGATCGACCTTCGCCGTACTCGTCCTGCTTCCACTCGTCGCTGCCGGTCCTGGAGTGGGAACGTTACGCGCCAGCCGTCGCACGCTGTGGAAATGCGCAGCTATGGGAGTCTTGGGCCTGTGCGGCGCCAACTTCTTCTATTACTACGCAATCGCCAAGAGCACCGTTGCAACCGCGATCACGGTGCAGTACACCGCTCCAGTCTGGGTTTATGCATACACAGTCGTGGCGAGACAGCAGCGCATATCGTGGCTTCGCAGTTTGGCCGTGGTGCTGGCATTCGTAGGATGTGGACTAGTCGCGCTTACCGCGCCGCAGGCTCATCTAAAGGCAAGCACCATCGGAATCGTTGCGGCGCTGGGTGCCGCGTTTTCCTACTCGTTCTACAACGTTATCGGCGCTGATCTGCTCAAGCAGTTTTCCCGCTGGTTGGTGCTCTTTTATGCGCTTCTCTTCTCAACGATCTTTTGGCTGATCGTGAATCCTCCATGGCGCGTCGCAGCCCAGCATTACTCCGAACGCGAATGGTTGTTTCTTTTCGGATTTGCAATCATCTCGATGCTCCTGCCATTCGCTCTGTATCTCGGAGGACTTCGCCTGCTTGATCCGACCAGCGCGATCGTAACTAGCTGTCTCGAGCCAGTGTTCGCCAGCGTGCTCGCGGCAACTTTTGCAGGTGAGGGCTTGCGTGTGTGGCAGATTGTCGGGATGGCGCTGGTGCTGAGCCAGTCAGTGGTGATTCAACTGCCTGAGCGCGGTGAAAGGAAGCGGGAAAGGAGTGTGTAG
- the lspA gene encoding signal peptidase II, translated as MSTGTLRKYVLLIAGVVLALDRFSKWIISRSIPLHDSVNVIPGFFKLTHVTNGGAAFGLFADSPSELRIVFLIFFSLLALAVVLALLWRHTQGLNSTAVALSLILGGAFGNLWDRVLSGHVVDFLEFYIGQYVWPDFNIADSAIVVGAAILMVEILFAPKHQPAYKDGVIAQPSSEAE; from the coding sequence ATGTCCACTGGGACTCTTCGCAAATACGTTCTGCTCATCGCCGGCGTGGTGCTGGCGCTCGATCGCTTCAGCAAATGGATCATCTCGCGCAGTATCCCGCTCCATGACAGCGTCAACGTGATCCCCGGTTTTTTCAAGCTGACGCACGTGACCAATGGGGGCGCGGCATTCGGGCTGTTTGCCGACTCTCCCTCTGAGTTGCGGATCGTCTTCTTGATCTTCTTTTCGCTGCTGGCGTTGGCGGTAGTTTTGGCGCTGCTCTGGAGACACACTCAGGGACTTAACAGCACCGCAGTTGCTCTTTCTCTGATTCTGGGTGGAGCATTCGGAAATCTTTGGGACCGTGTCCTATCCGGACATGTAGTCGATTTCCTGGAGTTTTACATCGGCCAATACGTCTGGCCAGACTTCAACATCGCGGACAGTGCAATTGTTGTAGGTGCGGCGATCCTAATGGTCGAAATCCTCTTCGCGCCCAAGCACCAACCTGCCTATAAAGATGGCGTAATCGCCCAGCCAAGCTCGGAAGCAGAGTAA
- a CDS encoding cation-efflux pump, giving the protein MATSYISGADSVRSEKRSVARNSVIAAVGITALKIFVGIATGSLGLISEAAHSGLDLVAAVITFFSVGVSDKPADADHQYGHGKVENFSAFIETGLLLVTCIWILSEAVRRLFFHHVSIEPSIAAFAVLFLSMAVDFWRSRALGKTAVRYDSQALEADALHFTTDIWSSGVVVIGLALVWVGHRMGIPWLRVADPLAALAVAGVIIYVSSRLARQTIDALLDAAPTGVRGQIIRAVADIHGVLDVDRVRVRRAGNRYFAEVQVALNRNATLQHSESMASSVTDAVHSVLPDADVTIRTLPRATGAESIFDRIHAVAARHNLGVHDVNVQDLNGKLHVEQHLELDERMSLKDAHDFVTVLESEMRSEVPEIDSILTHIESDSATIETGDATFHDASLEKKLRNIVEREFPEIIDLHEIVLKRVRNRIYLSCHTTLPDDLSLARVHDISTALEIRFKQAAPELFKVLIHTEPQTDNRR; this is encoded by the coding sequence ATGGCCACCTCTTACATCTCGGGCGCCGACAGCGTACGGAGCGAAAAGCGTTCAGTGGCGCGCAATTCCGTCATCGCTGCCGTGGGGATTACCGCGCTCAAGATTTTCGTCGGAATCGCAACCGGCAGCTTGGGACTCATTTCAGAGGCGGCCCATTCTGGGCTCGACCTGGTCGCGGCGGTTATAACGTTCTTTTCGGTTGGTGTTTCGGATAAGCCCGCTGACGCGGACCATCAATACGGCCACGGCAAAGTTGAGAACTTCTCTGCTTTCATCGAGACTGGCCTGCTGCTTGTAACGTGCATATGGATTCTCAGTGAAGCGGTGCGCAGGCTTTTCTTCCATCACGTCTCGATCGAGCCCTCGATCGCAGCATTCGCGGTTCTATTTCTCTCGATGGCTGTGGACTTTTGGCGTTCTCGCGCGTTGGGTAAAACCGCTGTTCGATATGACAGCCAAGCCCTCGAAGCCGACGCCCTGCACTTCACGACAGACATTTGGTCGAGCGGCGTAGTCGTAATCGGACTCGCCTTGGTATGGGTCGGCCATCGCATGGGCATTCCCTGGCTGCGCGTGGCTGATCCCTTGGCAGCGCTGGCCGTCGCAGGCGTCATTATTTATGTAAGTTCGCGGTTGGCGCGGCAGACGATAGATGCCTTGCTCGATGCGGCTCCGACCGGGGTTCGCGGCCAGATCATACGAGCTGTGGCCGACATCCATGGCGTGCTCGATGTCGATCGTGTTCGGGTTCGCCGCGCTGGCAATAGATACTTCGCTGAAGTTCAGGTCGCGCTGAATCGCAATGCAACCTTGCAGCATTCCGAGAGCATGGCATCATCCGTGACCGATGCCGTTCACAGCGTGCTTCCCGATGCCGACGTTACCATTCGTACGCTTCCCCGAGCCACTGGAGCAGAAAGTATTTTCGATCGCATCCATGCAGTAGCGGCGCGGCATAATCTTGGCGTTCACGACGTCAACGTTCAGGACCTGAACGGGAAATTGCATGTCGAGCAGCATCTGGAACTGGATGAGCGTATGTCCCTGAAGGACGCCCACGACTTCGTTACCGTCCTCGAGTCAGAGATGCGCAGCGAAGTTCCCGAGATCGATTCGATCCTTACGCACATTGAGAGCGACTCGGCGACCATCGAAACCGGCGATGCCACGTTTCACGATGCTTCTCTGGAGAAGAAGCTCAGAAACATAGTCGAGAGAGAATTTCCTGAGATTATCGATTTGCATGAGATTGTCTTGAAGAGAGTGCGGAATCGCATCTATCTCTCTTGCCACACTACCTTGCCAGACGATCTGTCGCTGGCGCGCGTTCACGATATTTCAACGGCGTTGGAAATTCGTTTTAAGCAGGCTGCTCCAGAGCTTTTCAAGGTACTCATCCATACCGAACCGCAGACGGATAATCGAAGATGA
- a CDS encoding glutaredoxin family protein — translation MKLFSWRKREKAVNGTVKVSMYTLSICPSCNKAKKFFTERYIPFKFINYDLADEATQEKILRELEAEQVVAFPFVRIGDEAVQGYDPKRYAKLLESAENSEASVAAS, via the coding sequence ATGAAATTGTTCAGTTGGCGGAAGCGCGAGAAAGCGGTGAATGGAACAGTGAAGGTATCGATGTACACCCTATCGATCTGCCCGTCCTGCAACAAGGCGAAGAAGTTCTTCACTGAGCGGTACATTCCATTCAAATTTATTAATTATGATCTAGCAGACGAGGCCACTCAGGAGAAGATCCTGCGCGAGCTCGAAGCTGAGCAAGTCGTGGCGTTTCCATTCGTTCGCATAGGCGATGAGGCGGTTCAAGGGTACGACCCGAAACGCTATGCCAAGCTGCTGGAGAGTGCTGAAAACAGCGAAGCTTCCGTTGCGGCATCCTAG